From a region of the Arachis ipaensis cultivar K30076 chromosome B09, Araip1.1, whole genome shotgun sequence genome:
- the LOC107617351 gene encoding zinc finger CCCH domain-containing protein 65 isoform X2, with protein MEQAELDTSKPPSFPPYRRSHLRSETYLTLTRIFSHLPATLDNGNGKKKPEKKEKGPEFPESVGSDFIRPMSAVPIESIQEFDETVEGTGNKGRVCVVNDIVLGDIEEMMGIEEVEDTSRTLLQDRCNDADKEQQRIMDELELVVNGTQNIVRDSGLISLSAGSGEEQNGSNAGEMQVQGSTDSLPNSKEAEVEKVELDYEDERLLDYDNLEDKCEMKNERNLEKSTCVNNASISSNIHIENEDIEEGELVGDFGVDCNSFDMPTADSFIPQTKIDEVQNPESINMGNTEKEGLGKEIGSKPVTDVLEEDSDQDHGNPAASEKVDVSCKKKRGPGSAEKKAKKKKKARKKRAEKNKQLGVKRLKLSLVQQKPKTISYCRHFLVGRCYEGDKCHFSHDTVPSTKSKPCSFFARHSCMKGDDCPFDHQLSKYPCVNFVSGGFCVRGDACLFSHQSPAKEDFATPSRVHKPGMESPHFSGNTNSNMPPNIHGCSSIQQNHLINPPRVHSDINSEHKATNTVQKQLKLASKGVSFVDVAKLSLPSPTTPKEGMTKVGSSSSDQSTSGTNQTLVEIPKKLPARIPKGINFLAFGKDPVCSFKSSVNSLVIGENSIDLLHNISFSLLDHTCSTLKDATKGRVPQTDLISSEISGKNQSAA; from the exons ATGGAGCAAGCTGAATTGGATACCTCAAAACCACCGAGTTTTCCTCCTTACCGCCGATCACACTTACGCAGCGAAACATACCTCACTCTCACTCGAATTTTCTCTCATCTTCCTGCCACACTTG ataatggCAATGGTAAAAAGAAGCCagaaaaaaaggaaaagggaCCCGAGTTCCCTGAATCTGTTGGTTCTGATTTTATACGTCCCATGAGTGCTGTCCCGATCGAAAGCATACAGGAGTTTGACGAGACTGTTGAAGGGACTGGAAACAAGGGCAGGGTATGTGTTGTCAATGATATTGTTTTGGGTGATATAGAGGAGATGATGGGAATAGAAGAAGTTGAGGATACTTCGAGGACGCTGCTGCAGGACAGGTGTAACGATGCAGATAAAGAGCAACAAAGGATAATGGATGAGTTGGAACTGGTTGTGAATGGAACACAAAATATTGTTCGTGATAGTGGTTTAATCTCTTTGAGTGCAGGGTCAGGTGAGGAACAGAATGGCAGCAATGCAGGTGAGATGCAAGTACAAGGCTCAACGGATTCTCTTCCAAATTCTAAAGAAGCTGAAGTTGAGAAGGTAGAGCTGGATTATGAAGATGAAAGGCTGCTGGATTATGATAATTTGGAAGATAAATGTGaaatgaaaaatgaaagaaatttaGAAAAGTCAACTTGTGTAAACAATGCATCAATTTCTTCAAATATTCATATTGAAAACGAGGACATAGAAGAGGGAGAACTTGTTGGAGACTTTGGAGTGGATTGTAATTCGTTTGACATGCCTACTGCAGATTCATTTATTCCTCAAACGAAAATTGATGAGGTTCAGAACCCCGAAAGTATTAATATGGGGAATACAGAAAAAGAAGGTTTAGGCAAAGAAATAGGTAGTAAACCGGTTACTGACGTATTGGAAGAAGACTCTGACCAAGATCATGGAAACCCTGCTGCATCAGAG AAGGTTGATGTCAGCTGTAAAAAAAAGCGTGGCCCTGGTTCTGCggaaaagaaagcaaaaaagaAG AAAAAAGCGCGGAAAAAACGGGCAGAAAAGAACAAACAACTTGGTGTTAAAAGGTTGAAGTTGTCTCTAGTACAACAGAAACCAAAAACCATCTCTTATTGTCGCCATTTTCTTGTTGGAAGATGCTATGAG GGTGACAAGTGCCATTTTTCACATGATACAGTGCCTTCTACCAAATCAAAG CCATGCTCCTTTTTCGCTCGTCACTCCTGCATGAAAGGGGATGACTGCCCTTTTGACCATCAACTCTCCAAGTATCCTTGTGTTAACTTTGTGTCCGGAGGTTTTTGTGTCAGAGGTGATGCATGCTTGTTTTCGCACCAG TCACCAGCCAAGGAAGATTTTGCTACACCTTCAAGGGTTCACAAACCAGGAATGGAATCTCCACACTTTTCAGGAAACACAAATTCCAACATGCCACCTAACATTCATGGCTGTAGTTCTATCCAACAAAACCATTTGATCAATCCTCCAAGAGTTCATTCTGACATCAATTCGGAACATAAAGCGACAAACACTGTACAGAAACAGCTTAAGCTTGCATCTAAAGGAGTTAGTTTCGTCGATGTTGCAAAGCTATCATTGCCTTCTCCTACTACGCCAAAGGAAGGCATGACCAAAGTTGGCTCATCCTCTTCTGACCAAAGTACATCTGGAACAAATCAAACCTTGGTTGAAATTCCAAAGAAATTGCCAGCTAGGATTCCAAAGGGAATTAACTTTCTTGCTTTTGGGAAAGATCCTGTGTGCAGTTTTAAGAGTTCTGTTAACTCCCTTGTAATTGGGGAAA
- the LOC107617351 gene encoding zinc finger CCCH domain-containing protein 65 isoform X1, with product MEQAELDTSKPPSFPPYRRSHLRSETYLTLTRIFSHLPATLDNGNGKKKPEKKEKGPEFPESVGSDFIRPMSAVPIESIQEFDETVEGTGNKGRVCVVNDIVLGDIEEMMGIEEVEDTSRTLLQDRCNDADKEQQRIMDELELVVNGTQNIVRDSGLISLSAGSGEEQNGSNAGEMQVQGSTDSLPNSKEAEVEKVELDYEDERLLDYDNLEDKCEMKNERNLEKSTCVNNASISSNIHIENEDIEEGELVGDFGVDCNSFDMPTADSFIPQTKIDEVQNPESINMGNTEKEGLGKEIGSKPVTDVLEEDSDQDHGNPAASEKVDVSCKKKRGPGSAEKKAKKKKKARKKRAEKNKQLGVKRLKLSLVQQKPKTISYCRHFLVGRCYEGDKCHFSHDTVPSTKSKPCSFFARHSCMKGDDCPFDHQLSKYPCVNFVSGGFCVRGDACLFSHQSPAKEDFATPSRVHKPGMESPHFSGNTNSNMPPNIHGCSSIQQNHLINPPRVHSDINSEHKATNTVQKQLKLASKGVSFVDVAKLSLPSPTTPKEGMTKVGSSSSDQSTSGTNQTLVEIPKKLPARIPKGINFLAFGKDPVCSFKSSVNSLVIGENSFSLFDHTSSSLKDATKGRVPPTDLVSGEISGKNQSVAESIKSSFPGKASMNDASTGLQGSSHVDDDGSKPVQEASGASDSFQISAATLSPFMRLVSPSSSEQLPSRKELLSTVLSFAAEHESVIKMKDSAGTSTA from the exons ATGGAGCAAGCTGAATTGGATACCTCAAAACCACCGAGTTTTCCTCCTTACCGCCGATCACACTTACGCAGCGAAACATACCTCACTCTCACTCGAATTTTCTCTCATCTTCCTGCCACACTTG ataatggCAATGGTAAAAAGAAGCCagaaaaaaaggaaaagggaCCCGAGTTCCCTGAATCTGTTGGTTCTGATTTTATACGTCCCATGAGTGCTGTCCCGATCGAAAGCATACAGGAGTTTGACGAGACTGTTGAAGGGACTGGAAACAAGGGCAGGGTATGTGTTGTCAATGATATTGTTTTGGGTGATATAGAGGAGATGATGGGAATAGAAGAAGTTGAGGATACTTCGAGGACGCTGCTGCAGGACAGGTGTAACGATGCAGATAAAGAGCAACAAAGGATAATGGATGAGTTGGAACTGGTTGTGAATGGAACACAAAATATTGTTCGTGATAGTGGTTTAATCTCTTTGAGTGCAGGGTCAGGTGAGGAACAGAATGGCAGCAATGCAGGTGAGATGCAAGTACAAGGCTCAACGGATTCTCTTCCAAATTCTAAAGAAGCTGAAGTTGAGAAGGTAGAGCTGGATTATGAAGATGAAAGGCTGCTGGATTATGATAATTTGGAAGATAAATGTGaaatgaaaaatgaaagaaatttaGAAAAGTCAACTTGTGTAAACAATGCATCAATTTCTTCAAATATTCATATTGAAAACGAGGACATAGAAGAGGGAGAACTTGTTGGAGACTTTGGAGTGGATTGTAATTCGTTTGACATGCCTACTGCAGATTCATTTATTCCTCAAACGAAAATTGATGAGGTTCAGAACCCCGAAAGTATTAATATGGGGAATACAGAAAAAGAAGGTTTAGGCAAAGAAATAGGTAGTAAACCGGTTACTGACGTATTGGAAGAAGACTCTGACCAAGATCATGGAAACCCTGCTGCATCAGAG AAGGTTGATGTCAGCTGTAAAAAAAAGCGTGGCCCTGGTTCTGCggaaaagaaagcaaaaaagaAG AAAAAAGCGCGGAAAAAACGGGCAGAAAAGAACAAACAACTTGGTGTTAAAAGGTTGAAGTTGTCTCTAGTACAACAGAAACCAAAAACCATCTCTTATTGTCGCCATTTTCTTGTTGGAAGATGCTATGAG GGTGACAAGTGCCATTTTTCACATGATACAGTGCCTTCTACCAAATCAAAG CCATGCTCCTTTTTCGCTCGTCACTCCTGCATGAAAGGGGATGACTGCCCTTTTGACCATCAACTCTCCAAGTATCCTTGTGTTAACTTTGTGTCCGGAGGTTTTTGTGTCAGAGGTGATGCATGCTTGTTTTCGCACCAG TCACCAGCCAAGGAAGATTTTGCTACACCTTCAAGGGTTCACAAACCAGGAATGGAATCTCCACACTTTTCAGGAAACACAAATTCCAACATGCCACCTAACATTCATGGCTGTAGTTCTATCCAACAAAACCATTTGATCAATCCTCCAAGAGTTCATTCTGACATCAATTCGGAACATAAAGCGACAAACACTGTACAGAAACAGCTTAAGCTTGCATCTAAAGGAGTTAGTTTCGTCGATGTTGCAAAGCTATCATTGCCTTCTCCTACTACGCCAAAGGAAGGCATGACCAAAGTTGGCTCATCCTCTTCTGACCAAAGTACATCTGGAACAAATCAAACCTTGGTTGAAATTCCAAAGAAATTGCCAGCTAGGATTCCAAAGGGAATTAACTTTCTTGCTTTTGGGAAAGATCCTGTGTGCAGTTTTAAGAGTTCTGTTAACTCCCTTGTAATTGGGGAAAATAGTTTCAGTTTGTTTGATCATACTAGTTCATCCTTAAAAGATGCAACAAAAGGAAGAGTACCACCGACTGATTTAGTCTCCGGTGAGATTTCTGGTAAAAATCAATCGGTGGCAGAAAGTATAAAATCGAGTTTTCCAGGAAAAGCTTCAATGAATGATGCTTCAACTGGTTTACAAGGTAGCTCTCATGTGGATGACGACGGAAGTAAACCAGTCCAAGAGGCAAGTGGGGCATCTGATTCTTTTCAAATTTCCGCAGCAACACTGTCGCCATTTATGCGTCTGGTTTCTCCTTCATCTTCAGAACAGCTACCATCTAGAAAGGAGCTCTTGTCGACTGTCTTGTCATTTGCAGCAGAGCATGAATCAGTTATCAAGATGAAAGATTCTGCTGGCACTTCAACTGCATAA